Proteins encoded by one window of Mycolicibacterium cosmeticum:
- a CDS encoding GreA/GreB family elongation factor, which produces MTAATPVWLTPEAHERLLHELAVLRGWSTVDALDDDSDAPDSNAVAVRRAQQGRIQQIHDMLSNAVVGVDPPDDGVAELGMVLTVRFEDNGDTETFLLGVRGAYYGDIEVYSAKSPLGAAISGARPGERREYQLPTGHTQVVTLLAAVPYGLHMS; this is translated from the coding sequence GGTATGGCTCACCCCCGAAGCCCACGAACGGCTGCTGCACGAGTTGGCGGTGCTGCGGGGGTGGAGCACCGTCGACGCCCTCGACGACGACAGCGACGCCCCCGACAGCAATGCCGTCGCGGTGCGGCGCGCCCAGCAGGGCCGCATCCAGCAGATCCACGACATGCTCTCCAACGCCGTCGTCGGGGTGGATCCGCCCGACGACGGCGTCGCCGAATTGGGCATGGTGCTCACCGTGCGGTTCGAGGACAACGGCGACACCGAGACGTTCCTGCTCGGTGTCCGGGGCGCGTACTACGGAGACATAGAGGTCTACTCCGCGAAATCACCTCTGGGAGCGGCGATCAGCGGTGCCCGGCCCGGTGAACGACGGGAATACCAGCTGCCCACCGGGCACACCCAGGTCGTGACACTGCTGGCGGCGGTGCCGTACGGGCTGCACATGAGCTGA